The Strigops habroptila isolate Jane chromosome 13, bStrHab1.2.pri, whole genome shotgun sequence genome contains a region encoding:
- the ADNP gene encoding activity-dependent neuroprotector homeobox protein isoform X5: MLKKRRRRQDYLKRSVEPQKNAETIKWHRDDEKRRENEQVKDKDIKKRWRQDERERRKNVDAMNWRYEREDEKRENERETMFQLPVNNLGSLRKARKTVKKILSDIGLEYCKEHIEDFKQFEPNDFYLKNTTWEDVGLWDPSLTKNQDYRTKPFCCSACPFSSKFFSAYKSHFRNVHSEDFENRILLNCPYCTFNADKKTLETHIKIFHAPNANTPSGGISTFKDKNKHDSLKPKQADSVDQAVYYCKKCTYRDPLYEIVRKHIYREHFQHVAAPYVAKGGEKSLNGAVPLSSSTREEGSIHCKRCLFMPKSYEALVQHVIEDHERIGYQVTAMIGHTNVVVPRSKPLMLIAPKPQDKKSMGLPQRMGALSPGSVRSLSSQQMMNRLTIPKPTLNSAGVNMMSNVHLQQNNYGVKSVPPSYVGQPGGRLNLSGSAQVSIPQQSQTMKQFSTSGNGRPYTLGGEQRSQASARYSLQSANSSSLSSAQLKQTSLSQSQSASRVLGQSGSKSPVAATGPSPVNTSSTQKWKICTICNELFPENVYSVHFEKEHKAEKVPAVANYIMKIHNFTSKCLYCNRYLPTDTLLNHMLIHGLSCPYCRSTFNDVEKMAAHMRMVHVDEEMGPKTDSTLTFDLTLQQGSHTNIHLLVTTYNLRDAPAESVAYHAQNTPPVPPKPQPKVQEKSDVPVKSSPQAAVPYKKDVGKTLCPLCFSILKGPISDALAHHLRERHQVIQTVHPVEKKLTYKCIHCLGVYTSNMTASTITLHLVHCRGVGKTQNGQDKGTSSSRLSQSPAVAPVKRTYEHMEFSLMKKRKMDDDDSPSAFEEKPEEPVVLALDPKGHEDDSYEARKTFLTKYFNKQPYPTRREIEKLAASLWLWKSDIASHFSNKRKKCVRDCEKYKPGVLLGFNMKELNKVKHEMDFDAEWLFENHDEKNSRVNVSKTVDKKINLEKDNESSSDSYENIEEEYNESGSPFGQRISDSGGKTSSDSTVENPEDSISKEIIEENTLQSPEKSDPKPEKSSKYEEILSTEEPTKLVGDVSDSDGDQDDQDDAVEWKDGASQSESGPGSQQVSDFEDNTSEVKPEVWTDESSQSEDASSSKPAGETKGGGSESEEEQSKWKNRSYGKVEEFWSKDQSQWKNASEIEESLSNQQMEWQNSTIDSEDGEQFDSVTDGVAEPMHSSLTSVELSSQQA; the protein is encoded by the exons ATGttaaaaaagaggaggaggcgACAAGACTATCTCAAAAGAAGCGTGGAGCcgcagaaaaatgcagaaacaataaaatggCACAGGGATGAtgagaagaggagagaaaatgagcAAGTTAAGGACAAAGATATCAAGAAGCGGTGGAGACAGGATGAGAGAGAACGACGAAAGAATGTGGACGCTATGAATTGGCGCTATGAAAGGGAAGATGAGAAGAGGGAAAATGAGCGAG AAACTATGTTCCAACTTCCTGTCAACAACCTTGGCAGTTTAAGAAAGGCCCggaaaactgtgaaaaaaatacttagTGACATTGGTTTGGAATACTGTAAAGAACATATAGAA GATTTTAAGCAGTTTGAACCTAATgacttttatttgaaaaacactACATGGGAAGATGTAGGATTGTGGGACCCATCGCTTACAAAAAATCAG GACTATCGGACAAAGCCCTTTTGCTGCAGTGCATGTCCATTCTCCTCGAAGTTCTTTTCAGCGTACAAAAGCCACTTCCGGAATGTTCATAGTGAAGACTTTGAAAATAGGATTCTCCTTAATTGTCCTTATTGTACGTTCAATGCGGACAAAAAGACTTTGGAAACgcacattaaaatatttcatgctcCAAATGCCAATACACCGAGTGGAGGCATCAGcacttttaaagataaaaacaaacatgaTAGCCTTAAACCTAAGCAGGCTGACAGTGTAGATCAAGCTGTTTATTACTGTAAGAAGTGCACTTACCGAGATCCTCTGTATGAAATAGTTAGAAAGCACATTTACAGGGAACATTTTCAGCATGTTGCTGCTCCTTATGTAGCGAAGGGAGGTGAAAAGTCACTCAATGGTGCAGTTCCATTAAGTTCCAGTACCCGAGAGGAGGGGAGTATTCACTGCAAACGATGCCTTTTTATGCCGAAGTCGTACGAAGCTTTAGTACAGCATGTTATCGAAGACCACGAACGTATAGGATATCAGGTGACAGCAATGATAGGTCACACTAATGTAGTGGTTCCAAGATCTAAACCTTTGATGCTGATAGCTCCAAAACCACAGGATAAGAAGTCTATGGGCCTCCCTCAGAGGATGGGTGCCCTTTCCCCTGGAAGCGTTCGATCTCTTTCGTCACAACAGATGATGAACAGACTCACTATACCAAAGCCTACGTTAAATTCCGCAGGAGTGAACATGATGTCAAATGTGCACCTACAACAAAACAATTACGGGGTCAAGTCAGTACCGCCAAGCTACGTTGGTCAGCCAGGGGGAAGGCTAAACTTGAGTGGGAGTGCACAGGTTTCTATTCCACAACAATCACAGACAATGAAGCAGTTTTCAACAAGTGGAAATGGAAGGCCTTATACTCTCGGAGGGGAACAGAGATCACAGGCCTCAGCAAGATACTCTCTTCAGTCTGCCAATTCATCTTCCCTTTCATCAGCTCAGTTGAAACAGACGTCGTTATCTCAGTCACAGTCAGCCTCGAGAGTATTAGGTCAGTCTGGCTCAAAATCTCCTGTAGCTGCTACAGGCCCTTCCCCTGTCAATACGTCATCCACACAGAAGTGGAAAATCTGTACAATCTGTAATGAGCTGTTTCCTGAGAATGTGTATAGTGTCCACTTCGAAAAGGAGCACAAGGCTGAAAAGGTGCCTGCGGTAGCTAACTATATAATGAAAATCCACAATTTCACTAGCAAATGTCTATACTGTAATCGCTATTTACCCACTGATACGTTGCTTAATCATATGTTAATACATGGTCTGTCTTGTCCGTATTGCCGTTCGACCTTCAATGACGTGGAAAAGATGGCTGCTCACATGCGAATGGTTCATGTCGATGAAGAAATGGGACCTAAAACTGATTCCACTCTAACCTTTGATTTGACATTGCAGCAGGGTAGTCACACGAATATCCATCTTCTTGTAACCACCTACAACCTGAGAGATGCTCCTGCTGAATCTGTAGCTTACCACGCTCAGAATACTCCCCCGGTTCCTCCAAAGCCACAGCCGAAAGTCCAGGAGAAGTCTGATGTACCTGTAAAAAGTTCTCCACAAGCAGCAGTTCCCTACAAAAAAGACGTGGGGAAAACTCTCTGTCCTCTGTGCTTTTCAATCCTAAAAGGACCCATCTCTGATGCACTTGCACATCATCTACGGGAGAGGCATCAAGTAATTCAGACAGTTCACCCGGTTGAGAAAAAGCTGACCTACAAATGCATTCATTGCCTTGGTGTATATACGAGTAACATGACTGCCTCAACTATAACGCTGCACCTTGTCCACTGCAGAGGTGTGGGGAAGACCCAGAACGGCCAGGACAAAGGTACTTCCTCATCTCGGCTCAGTCAGTCTCCAGCTGTAGCACCCGTAAAACGTACTTACGAGCACATGGAATTCTCACtgatgaagaagaggaaaatggatgACGATGACTCCCCCTCTGCCTTTGAGGAGAAGCCTGAAGAACCTGTAGTTCTAGCATTGGACCCCAAGGGTCATGAAGATGATTCCTATGAAgccaggaaaacatttcttacaaaatattttaataagcaaCCATATCCCACTAGGAGAGAGATTGAAAAGCTGGCTGCCAGTTTGTGGCTCTGGAAGTCTGATATTGCATCTCATTTTagtaacaaaaggaagaaatgtgtaAGAGATTGTGAAAAATACAAACCTGGTGTGCTGCTCGGTTTCAATATGAAAGAGTTAAACAAAGTCAAACATGAAATGGATTTTGATGCTGAATGGCTGTTTGAAAACCACGATGAAAAGAATTCCAGAGTCAACGTTAGTAAGACTgttgataaaaaaataaacttagaaaaagacaatgaaagTTCCTCAGACAGCTATGAAAATATAGAAGAGGAATACAATGAAAGTGGGAGTCCATTTGGTCAGCGTATTTCCGACAGTGGTGGGAAAACCTCTTCTGATAGCACAGTGGAGAACCCAGAGGACAGCATATCCAAGGAAAtcatagaagaaaatacattacaGTCTCCAGAAAAGTCTGatccaaaaccagagaaaagcTCTAAATATGAAGAGATTCTTTCTACTGAAGAGCCAACAAAACTGGTAGGCGATGTCTCGGATAGCGACGGTGATCAGGATGATCAAGATGATGCTGTTGAATGGAAAGATGGAGCTTCACAGTCTGAAAGTGGGCCCGGCTCTCAGCAGGTTTCTGATTTTGAAGATAATACATCGGAAGTAAAGCCAGAGGTGTGGACAGATGAATCCTCCCAAAGTGAAGATGCGAGCAGCAGTAAACCAGCTGGTGAGACAAAGGGGGGTGGATCTGAAAGTGAGGAAGAACAGTCAAAGTGGAAGAATCGTTCCTATGGAAAAGTAGAAGAGTTTTGGTCTAAGGACCAGTCGCAATGGAAAAACGCATCAGAGATTGAGGAGAGCTTGTCAAACCAGCAGATGGAATGGCAGAATAGCACAATTGACAGTGAGGATGGAGAGCAGTTTGACAGTGTGACTGATGGAGTAGCAGAGCCAATGCACAGCAGCTTAACCAGTGTGGAGCTGAGCAGCCAGCAAGCATGA
- the ADNP gene encoding activity-dependent neuroprotector homeobox protein isoform X2: MDTILLQVQQQLMMPRKAFLSQKEKQARARERDMLKKRRRRQDYLKRSVEPQKNAETIKWHRDDEKRRENEQVKDKDIKKRWRQDERERRKNVDAMNWRYEREDEKRENERETMFQLPVNNLGSLRKARKTVKKILSDIGLEYCKEHIEDFKQFEPNDFYLKNTTWEDVGLWDPSLTKNQDYRTKPFCCSACPFSSKFFSAYKSHFRNVHSEDFENRILLNCPYCTFNADKKTLETHIKIFHAPNANTPSGGISTFKDKNKHDSLKPKQADSVDQAVYYCKKCTYRDPLYEIVRKHIYREHFQHVAAPYVAKGGEKSLNGAVPLSSSTREEGSIHCKRCLFMPKSYEALVQHVIEDHERIGYQVTAMIGHTNVVVPRSKPLMLIAPKPQDKKSMGLPQRMGALSPGSVRSLSSQQMMNRLTIPKPTLNSAGVNMMSNVHLQQNNYGVKSVPPSYVGQPGGRLNLSGSAQVSIPQQSQTMKQFSTSGNGRPYTLGGEQRSQASARYSLQSANSSSLSSAQLKQTSLSQSQSASRVLGQSGSKSPVAATGPSPVNTSSTQKWKICTICNELFPENVYSVHFEKEHKAEKVPAVANYIMKIHNFTSKCLYCNRYLPTDTLLNHMLIHGLSCPYCRSTFNDVEKMAAHMRMVHVDEEMGPKTDSTLTFDLTLQQGSHTNIHLLVTTYNLRDAPAESVAYHAQNTPPVPPKPQPKVQEKSDVPVKSSPQAAVPYKKDVGKTLCPLCFSILKGPISDALAHHLRERHQVIQTVHPVEKKLTYKCIHCLGVYTSNMTASTITLHLVHCRGVGKTQNGQDKGTSSSRLSQSPAVAPVKRTYEHMEFSLMKKRKMDDDDSPSAFEEKPEEPVVLALDPKGHEDDSYEARKTFLTKYFNKQPYPTRREIEKLAASLWLWKSDIASHFSNKRKKCVRDCEKYKPGVLLGFNMKELNKVKHEMDFDAEWLFENHDEKNSRVNVSKTVDKKINLEKDNESSSDSYENIEEEYNESGSPFGQRISDSGGKTSSDSTVENPEDSISKEIIEENTLQSPEKSDPKPEKSSKYEEILSTEEPTKLVGDVSDSDGDQDDQDDAVEWKDGASQSESGPGSQQVSDFEDNTSEVKPEVWTDESSQSEDASSSKPAGETKGGGSESEEEQSKWKNRSYGKVEEFWSKDQSQWKNASEIEESLSNQQMEWQNSTIDSEDGEQFDSVTDGVAEPMHSSLTSVELSSQQA, encoded by the exons ATGGATACGATATTATTACAggtacagcagcagctcatgaTGCCCcgtaaagcttttctttcccagaaagaaaagcaggctcGTGCCAGGGAAAGGGATATGttaaaaaagaggaggaggcgACAAGACTATCTCAAAAGAAGCGTGGAGCcgcagaaaaatgcagaaacaataaaatggCACAGGGATGAtgagaagaggagagaaaatgagcAAGTTAAGGACAAAGATATCAAGAAGCGGTGGAGACAGGATGAGAGAGAACGACGAAAGAATGTGGACGCTATGAATTGGCGCTATGAAAGGGAAGATGAGAAGAGGGAAAATGAGCGAG AAACTATGTTCCAACTTCCTGTCAACAACCTTGGCAGTTTAAGAAAGGCCCggaaaactgtgaaaaaaatacttagTGACATTGGTTTGGAATACTGTAAAGAACATATAGAA GATTTTAAGCAGTTTGAACCTAATgacttttatttgaaaaacactACATGGGAAGATGTAGGATTGTGGGACCCATCGCTTACAAAAAATCAG GACTATCGGACAAAGCCCTTTTGCTGCAGTGCATGTCCATTCTCCTCGAAGTTCTTTTCAGCGTACAAAAGCCACTTCCGGAATGTTCATAGTGAAGACTTTGAAAATAGGATTCTCCTTAATTGTCCTTATTGTACGTTCAATGCGGACAAAAAGACTTTGGAAACgcacattaaaatatttcatgctcCAAATGCCAATACACCGAGTGGAGGCATCAGcacttttaaagataaaaacaaacatgaTAGCCTTAAACCTAAGCAGGCTGACAGTGTAGATCAAGCTGTTTATTACTGTAAGAAGTGCACTTACCGAGATCCTCTGTATGAAATAGTTAGAAAGCACATTTACAGGGAACATTTTCAGCATGTTGCTGCTCCTTATGTAGCGAAGGGAGGTGAAAAGTCACTCAATGGTGCAGTTCCATTAAGTTCCAGTACCCGAGAGGAGGGGAGTATTCACTGCAAACGATGCCTTTTTATGCCGAAGTCGTACGAAGCTTTAGTACAGCATGTTATCGAAGACCACGAACGTATAGGATATCAGGTGACAGCAATGATAGGTCACACTAATGTAGTGGTTCCAAGATCTAAACCTTTGATGCTGATAGCTCCAAAACCACAGGATAAGAAGTCTATGGGCCTCCCTCAGAGGATGGGTGCCCTTTCCCCTGGAAGCGTTCGATCTCTTTCGTCACAACAGATGATGAACAGACTCACTATACCAAAGCCTACGTTAAATTCCGCAGGAGTGAACATGATGTCAAATGTGCACCTACAACAAAACAATTACGGGGTCAAGTCAGTACCGCCAAGCTACGTTGGTCAGCCAGGGGGAAGGCTAAACTTGAGTGGGAGTGCACAGGTTTCTATTCCACAACAATCACAGACAATGAAGCAGTTTTCAACAAGTGGAAATGGAAGGCCTTATACTCTCGGAGGGGAACAGAGATCACAGGCCTCAGCAAGATACTCTCTTCAGTCTGCCAATTCATCTTCCCTTTCATCAGCTCAGTTGAAACAGACGTCGTTATCTCAGTCACAGTCAGCCTCGAGAGTATTAGGTCAGTCTGGCTCAAAATCTCCTGTAGCTGCTACAGGCCCTTCCCCTGTCAATACGTCATCCACACAGAAGTGGAAAATCTGTACAATCTGTAATGAGCTGTTTCCTGAGAATGTGTATAGTGTCCACTTCGAAAAGGAGCACAAGGCTGAAAAGGTGCCTGCGGTAGCTAACTATATAATGAAAATCCACAATTTCACTAGCAAATGTCTATACTGTAATCGCTATTTACCCACTGATACGTTGCTTAATCATATGTTAATACATGGTCTGTCTTGTCCGTATTGCCGTTCGACCTTCAATGACGTGGAAAAGATGGCTGCTCACATGCGAATGGTTCATGTCGATGAAGAAATGGGACCTAAAACTGATTCCACTCTAACCTTTGATTTGACATTGCAGCAGGGTAGTCACACGAATATCCATCTTCTTGTAACCACCTACAACCTGAGAGATGCTCCTGCTGAATCTGTAGCTTACCACGCTCAGAATACTCCCCCGGTTCCTCCAAAGCCACAGCCGAAAGTCCAGGAGAAGTCTGATGTACCTGTAAAAAGTTCTCCACAAGCAGCAGTTCCCTACAAAAAAGACGTGGGGAAAACTCTCTGTCCTCTGTGCTTTTCAATCCTAAAAGGACCCATCTCTGATGCACTTGCACATCATCTACGGGAGAGGCATCAAGTAATTCAGACAGTTCACCCGGTTGAGAAAAAGCTGACCTACAAATGCATTCATTGCCTTGGTGTATATACGAGTAACATGACTGCCTCAACTATAACGCTGCACCTTGTCCACTGCAGAGGTGTGGGGAAGACCCAGAACGGCCAGGACAAAGGTACTTCCTCATCTCGGCTCAGTCAGTCTCCAGCTGTAGCACCCGTAAAACGTACTTACGAGCACATGGAATTCTCACtgatgaagaagaggaaaatggatgACGATGACTCCCCCTCTGCCTTTGAGGAGAAGCCTGAAGAACCTGTAGTTCTAGCATTGGACCCCAAGGGTCATGAAGATGATTCCTATGAAgccaggaaaacatttcttacaaaatattttaataagcaaCCATATCCCACTAGGAGAGAGATTGAAAAGCTGGCTGCCAGTTTGTGGCTCTGGAAGTCTGATATTGCATCTCATTTTagtaacaaaaggaagaaatgtgtaAGAGATTGTGAAAAATACAAACCTGGTGTGCTGCTCGGTTTCAATATGAAAGAGTTAAACAAAGTCAAACATGAAATGGATTTTGATGCTGAATGGCTGTTTGAAAACCACGATGAAAAGAATTCCAGAGTCAACGTTAGTAAGACTgttgataaaaaaataaacttagaaaaagacaatgaaagTTCCTCAGACAGCTATGAAAATATAGAAGAGGAATACAATGAAAGTGGGAGTCCATTTGGTCAGCGTATTTCCGACAGTGGTGGGAAAACCTCTTCTGATAGCACAGTGGAGAACCCAGAGGACAGCATATCCAAGGAAAtcatagaagaaaatacattacaGTCTCCAGAAAAGTCTGatccaaaaccagagaaaagcTCTAAATATGAAGAGATTCTTTCTACTGAAGAGCCAACAAAACTGGTAGGCGATGTCTCGGATAGCGACGGTGATCAGGATGATCAAGATGATGCTGTTGAATGGAAAGATGGAGCTTCACAGTCTGAAAGTGGGCCCGGCTCTCAGCAGGTTTCTGATTTTGAAGATAATACATCGGAAGTAAAGCCAGAGGTGTGGACAGATGAATCCTCCCAAAGTGAAGATGCGAGCAGCAGTAAACCAGCTGGTGAGACAAAGGGGGGTGGATCTGAAAGTGAGGAAGAACAGTCAAAGTGGAAGAATCGTTCCTATGGAAAAGTAGAAGAGTTTTGGTCTAAGGACCAGTCGCAATGGAAAAACGCATCAGAGATTGAGGAGAGCTTGTCAAACCAGCAGATGGAATGGCAGAATAGCACAATTGACAGTGAGGATGGAGAGCAGTTTGACAGTGTGACTGATGGAGTAGCAGAGCCAATGCACAGCAGCTTAACCAGTGTGGAGCTGAGCAGCCAGCAAGCATGA
- the ADNP gene encoding activity-dependent neuroprotector homeobox protein isoform X4, which produces MMPRKAFLSQKEKQARARERDMLKKRRRRQDYLKRSVEPQKNAETIKWHRDDEKRRENEQVKDKDIKKRWRQDERERRKNVDAMNWRYEREDEKRENERETMFQLPVNNLGSLRKARKTVKKILSDIGLEYCKEHIEDFKQFEPNDFYLKNTTWEDVGLWDPSLTKNQDYRTKPFCCSACPFSSKFFSAYKSHFRNVHSEDFENRILLNCPYCTFNADKKTLETHIKIFHAPNANTPSGGISTFKDKNKHDSLKPKQADSVDQAVYYCKKCTYRDPLYEIVRKHIYREHFQHVAAPYVAKGGEKSLNGAVPLSSSTREEGSIHCKRCLFMPKSYEALVQHVIEDHERIGYQVTAMIGHTNVVVPRSKPLMLIAPKPQDKKSMGLPQRMGALSPGSVRSLSSQQMMNRLTIPKPTLNSAGVNMMSNVHLQQNNYGVKSVPPSYVGQPGGRLNLSGSAQVSIPQQSQTMKQFSTSGNGRPYTLGGEQRSQASARYSLQSANSSSLSSAQLKQTSLSQSQSASRVLGQSGSKSPVAATGPSPVNTSSTQKWKICTICNELFPENVYSVHFEKEHKAEKVPAVANYIMKIHNFTSKCLYCNRYLPTDTLLNHMLIHGLSCPYCRSTFNDVEKMAAHMRMVHVDEEMGPKTDSTLTFDLTLQQGSHTNIHLLVTTYNLRDAPAESVAYHAQNTPPVPPKPQPKVQEKSDVPVKSSPQAAVPYKKDVGKTLCPLCFSILKGPISDALAHHLRERHQVIQTVHPVEKKLTYKCIHCLGVYTSNMTASTITLHLVHCRGVGKTQNGQDKGTSSSRLSQSPAVAPVKRTYEHMEFSLMKKRKMDDDDSPSAFEEKPEEPVVLALDPKGHEDDSYEARKTFLTKYFNKQPYPTRREIEKLAASLWLWKSDIASHFSNKRKKCVRDCEKYKPGVLLGFNMKELNKVKHEMDFDAEWLFENHDEKNSRVNVSKTVDKKINLEKDNESSSDSYENIEEEYNESGSPFGQRISDSGGKTSSDSTVENPEDSISKEIIEENTLQSPEKSDPKPEKSSKYEEILSTEEPTKLVGDVSDSDGDQDDQDDAVEWKDGASQSESGPGSQQVSDFEDNTSEVKPEVWTDESSQSEDASSSKPAGETKGGGSESEEEQSKWKNRSYGKVEEFWSKDQSQWKNASEIEESLSNQQMEWQNSTIDSEDGEQFDSVTDGVAEPMHSSLTSVELSSQQA; this is translated from the exons atgaTGCCCcgtaaagcttttctttcccagaaagaaaagcaggctcGTGCCAGGGAAAGGGATATGttaaaaaagaggaggaggcgACAAGACTATCTCAAAAGAAGCGTGGAGCcgcagaaaaatgcagaaacaataaaatggCACAGGGATGAtgagaagaggagagaaaatgagcAAGTTAAGGACAAAGATATCAAGAAGCGGTGGAGACAGGATGAGAGAGAACGACGAAAGAATGTGGACGCTATGAATTGGCGCTATGAAAGGGAAGATGAGAAGAGGGAAAATGAGCGAG AAACTATGTTCCAACTTCCTGTCAACAACCTTGGCAGTTTAAGAAAGGCCCggaaaactgtgaaaaaaatacttagTGACATTGGTTTGGAATACTGTAAAGAACATATAGAA GATTTTAAGCAGTTTGAACCTAATgacttttatttgaaaaacactACATGGGAAGATGTAGGATTGTGGGACCCATCGCTTACAAAAAATCAG GACTATCGGACAAAGCCCTTTTGCTGCAGTGCATGTCCATTCTCCTCGAAGTTCTTTTCAGCGTACAAAAGCCACTTCCGGAATGTTCATAGTGAAGACTTTGAAAATAGGATTCTCCTTAATTGTCCTTATTGTACGTTCAATGCGGACAAAAAGACTTTGGAAACgcacattaaaatatttcatgctcCAAATGCCAATACACCGAGTGGAGGCATCAGcacttttaaagataaaaacaaacatgaTAGCCTTAAACCTAAGCAGGCTGACAGTGTAGATCAAGCTGTTTATTACTGTAAGAAGTGCACTTACCGAGATCCTCTGTATGAAATAGTTAGAAAGCACATTTACAGGGAACATTTTCAGCATGTTGCTGCTCCTTATGTAGCGAAGGGAGGTGAAAAGTCACTCAATGGTGCAGTTCCATTAAGTTCCAGTACCCGAGAGGAGGGGAGTATTCACTGCAAACGATGCCTTTTTATGCCGAAGTCGTACGAAGCTTTAGTACAGCATGTTATCGAAGACCACGAACGTATAGGATATCAGGTGACAGCAATGATAGGTCACACTAATGTAGTGGTTCCAAGATCTAAACCTTTGATGCTGATAGCTCCAAAACCACAGGATAAGAAGTCTATGGGCCTCCCTCAGAGGATGGGTGCCCTTTCCCCTGGAAGCGTTCGATCTCTTTCGTCACAACAGATGATGAACAGACTCACTATACCAAAGCCTACGTTAAATTCCGCAGGAGTGAACATGATGTCAAATGTGCACCTACAACAAAACAATTACGGGGTCAAGTCAGTACCGCCAAGCTACGTTGGTCAGCCAGGGGGAAGGCTAAACTTGAGTGGGAGTGCACAGGTTTCTATTCCACAACAATCACAGACAATGAAGCAGTTTTCAACAAGTGGAAATGGAAGGCCTTATACTCTCGGAGGGGAACAGAGATCACAGGCCTCAGCAAGATACTCTCTTCAGTCTGCCAATTCATCTTCCCTTTCATCAGCTCAGTTGAAACAGACGTCGTTATCTCAGTCACAGTCAGCCTCGAGAGTATTAGGTCAGTCTGGCTCAAAATCTCCTGTAGCTGCTACAGGCCCTTCCCCTGTCAATACGTCATCCACACAGAAGTGGAAAATCTGTACAATCTGTAATGAGCTGTTTCCTGAGAATGTGTATAGTGTCCACTTCGAAAAGGAGCACAAGGCTGAAAAGGTGCCTGCGGTAGCTAACTATATAATGAAAATCCACAATTTCACTAGCAAATGTCTATACTGTAATCGCTATTTACCCACTGATACGTTGCTTAATCATATGTTAATACATGGTCTGTCTTGTCCGTATTGCCGTTCGACCTTCAATGACGTGGAAAAGATGGCTGCTCACATGCGAATGGTTCATGTCGATGAAGAAATGGGACCTAAAACTGATTCCACTCTAACCTTTGATTTGACATTGCAGCAGGGTAGTCACACGAATATCCATCTTCTTGTAACCACCTACAACCTGAGAGATGCTCCTGCTGAATCTGTAGCTTACCACGCTCAGAATACTCCCCCGGTTCCTCCAAAGCCACAGCCGAAAGTCCAGGAGAAGTCTGATGTACCTGTAAAAAGTTCTCCACAAGCAGCAGTTCCCTACAAAAAAGACGTGGGGAAAACTCTCTGTCCTCTGTGCTTTTCAATCCTAAAAGGACCCATCTCTGATGCACTTGCACATCATCTACGGGAGAGGCATCAAGTAATTCAGACAGTTCACCCGGTTGAGAAAAAGCTGACCTACAAATGCATTCATTGCCTTGGTGTATATACGAGTAACATGACTGCCTCAACTATAACGCTGCACCTTGTCCACTGCAGAGGTGTGGGGAAGACCCAGAACGGCCAGGACAAAGGTACTTCCTCATCTCGGCTCAGTCAGTCTCCAGCTGTAGCACCCGTAAAACGTACTTACGAGCACATGGAATTCTCACtgatgaagaagaggaaaatggatgACGATGACTCCCCCTCTGCCTTTGAGGAGAAGCCTGAAGAACCTGTAGTTCTAGCATTGGACCCCAAGGGTCATGAAGATGATTCCTATGAAgccaggaaaacatttcttacaaaatattttaataagcaaCCATATCCCACTAGGAGAGAGATTGAAAAGCTGGCTGCCAGTTTGTGGCTCTGGAAGTCTGATATTGCATCTCATTTTagtaacaaaaggaagaaatgtgtaAGAGATTGTGAAAAATACAAACCTGGTGTGCTGCTCGGTTTCAATATGAAAGAGTTAAACAAAGTCAAACATGAAATGGATTTTGATGCTGAATGGCTGTTTGAAAACCACGATGAAAAGAATTCCAGAGTCAACGTTAGTAAGACTgttgataaaaaaataaacttagaaaaagacaatgaaagTTCCTCAGACAGCTATGAAAATATAGAAGAGGAATACAATGAAAGTGGGAGTCCATTTGGTCAGCGTATTTCCGACAGTGGTGGGAAAACCTCTTCTGATAGCACAGTGGAGAACCCAGAGGACAGCATATCCAAGGAAAtcatagaagaaaatacattacaGTCTCCAGAAAAGTCTGatccaaaaccagagaaaagcTCTAAATATGAAGAGATTCTTTCTACTGAAGAGCCAACAAAACTGGTAGGCGATGTCTCGGATAGCGACGGTGATCAGGATGATCAAGATGATGCTGTTGAATGGAAAGATGGAGCTTCACAGTCTGAAAGTGGGCCCGGCTCTCAGCAGGTTTCTGATTTTGAAGATAATACATCGGAAGTAAAGCCAGAGGTGTGGACAGATGAATCCTCCCAAAGTGAAGATGCGAGCAGCAGTAAACCAGCTGGTGAGACAAAGGGGGGTGGATCTGAAAGTGAGGAAGAACAGTCAAAGTGGAAGAATCGTTCCTATGGAAAAGTAGAAGAGTTTTGGTCTAAGGACCAGTCGCAATGGAAAAACGCATCAGAGATTGAGGAGAGCTTGTCAAACCAGCAGATGGAATGGCAGAATAGCACAATTGACAGTGAGGATGGAGAGCAGTTTGACAGTGTGACTGATGGAGTAGCAGAGCCAATGCACAGCAGCTTAACCAGTGTGGAGCTGAGCAGCCAGCAAGCATGA